Proteins from one Candidatus Krumholzibacteriia bacterium genomic window:
- a CDS encoding pirin family protein has protein sequence MPRFDPDRRRFLATTAAAAAGWAVASVWPRIPIALAADAKESTVRTVRSIAQAEPTLEGAGVHLHRAFGFGDTDVTDPFLLFDDFRNDEPWKFQKGFPWHPHRGIETITYVLAGTVDHADSLGNSGSLGAGDVQWMTAGSGILHQEMPHGDPQGRMHGFQLWANLPASKKMTDPRYQDVDAKDIPTVTDDDGTAVRVVVGDFWGKRGPVEGIAANPRYLDVSLPPNTRRSLPVETTQHAFAYVFEGAARFRDASDPRDVRVEDPNDHGRQLTEYAGNRSLVLFDRGDEIVVEAGDEGARFLLVSGEPLREPVAWRGPIVMNTREELEQAWRELREGTFIRQQ, from the coding sequence ATGCCCCGATTCGACCCGGATCGCCGCCGCTTCCTGGCCACGACCGCTGCCGCAGCCGCCGGTTGGGCGGTGGCGAGCGTCTGGCCGCGAATTCCGATCGCCCTCGCTGCCGATGCGAAGGAGTCCACCGTGCGCACCGTCCGATCCATCGCCCAGGCCGAGCCGACCCTGGAGGGCGCCGGCGTGCACCTGCACCGCGCCTTCGGCTTCGGCGACACCGACGTCACCGATCCCTTCCTGTTGTTCGACGACTTCCGCAACGACGAACCGTGGAAGTTCCAGAAGGGCTTCCCGTGGCATCCGCACCGCGGGATCGAGACCATCACCTACGTACTGGCCGGCACCGTCGACCACGCCGACAGTCTGGGCAACAGTGGCTCGCTCGGCGCCGGCGACGTGCAGTGGATGACCGCGGGCAGCGGGATCCTGCACCAGGAGATGCCCCACGGCGATCCGCAGGGTCGCATGCACGGTTTCCAGTTGTGGGCGAATCTGCCGGCGTCGAAGAAGATGACCGATCCGCGCTACCAGGACGTCGACGCCAAGGACATACCCACCGTGACCGACGACGACGGCACCGCCGTGCGCGTCGTCGTCGGCGACTTCTGGGGCAAACGGGGTCCGGTCGAGGGCATCGCCGCGAACCCACGGTACCTCGACGTGAGCCTGCCGCCGAACACGCGGCGTTCCCTGCCGGTCGAGACCACGCAGCACGCCTTCGCCTACGTCTTCGAGGGCGCCGCCCGCTTCCGCGACGCCAGCGATCCGCGCGACGTGCGCGTGGAGGACCCCAACGACCACGGTCGTCAGCTCACCGAGTACGCGGGCAATCGCTCGCTCGTGTTGTTCGACCGCGGCGACGAGATCGTCGTCGAGGCCGGCGACGAGGGCGCACGCTTCCTGTTGGTGTCGGGCGAGCCGCTGCGCGAGCCCGTCGCCTGGCGCGGTCCGATCGTCATGAACACCCGCGAGGAGCTCGAGCAGGCCTGGCGCGAGCTGCGCGAGGGCACCTTCATCCGGCAGCAGTAG